The DNA sequence GGTGCTGGCGGCGCGCGGCGTGGCGCGCGCGGACGCCGCGGACGCCCTGCGCGTGGCCTACCGGCAGGGCACGGGCCGCACCCGCGGCCAGATCCGCGCCTCTCGCCTCTTCCGGCCCCTCTTCTACTCGGCGCGGGTCCAGCGGCGCATGCTGGAGATCTTCTGTTCCCTGCCTGAACTGCGCTCGGTGGAATGGAGCGACATCTTCCGCCACACCCTGCTCGGCCTGCTGCGCAAACCGGGCCTCTGACCCGCTCAGCCGCCCCGGCCGCTCTCCGCGTTGCGCGCCAGCTGACACAGAAGGCCGCGGAAGACAAGGACGTGCAGGGGCCGGACGGCATGCCAGCAGGCCAGCCCCGCCAGTCCGGAGGGATGGAAGTCGGCACTCTGGCGGATGACGCTGCCGGCGCCGTCGGCCTCCACCTCGAAGTCCAGCCAGGCCCGGCCTGGCACTCTCATCTCGGCGAGCAGCCGCAGACGATGGGGCGGCTCGCACACCTAGACGCGCCAGAAGTCCAACGGATCGCCGGCCCGTAGCGGCCGGCCGATGGGGCGACCGCGGCGCATGCCGACACCTCCGGTGAGCAGGTCCAGCCAGCCACGCAACCGCCAGAGCAGGTTCCACGAGTACCAGCCGGCCGCTCCACCCAGCCCGGCGATGGGCGCGAAAGCCGCCGCGGGCTGCGTGTCCACATGCCGGCAGCGCTGGTCGACCAAGCGCGTGCCCACCCGCAGGCCGCCGTAGGAGGGAACAGATCCCGACGAACTGACCGCGTCCGACCAGCGGGTCTGGGCGAAGGCCCGCTCCTCGTCGCGCAAGGCGTCGCTGATCGCCTCGGCCGCGCCCCGGGGCCGCGTGTGGAAGAGGGCCGCCGCGGCGGGATCCCGCACGACGGTGGGATGGCGGATGCTGTCGATGAGCTTGCGGCCGACACGGGCGTAGAGCGGTGTCACCAGTCCCAGCCAGAGGCTGGACAGCCCCGGCGTGAGGACGGGCACGGGGATCATCCAGCGCCTCAGGCCACGCTGGCGGGTGTATTCGGCCATGAGGGCGCGGTAGGAGAGCACGTCGGCGCCGCCGTTCTCCACGACGCGGCTCTCCGCCAATTTCAGGTCCACCGCCTCGAGCAGGATCGCCACCAGGTCCTCGATGCCGATGGGCTGCGCCTCGACTTCCACCCAGCGCGGCATGATGAGGAGGGGCAGCTTCTCGGTCAGCGCACGGATCATCTCGAAGGACAGGCTGCCGGATCCGATGACGATGGAGGCGCGCAGTTCAAGGGTGGGCACGCCGCTTCCGCGCAGGATGCGGCCTACCTGCTGCCGGCTGCGCAGGTGGGGCGAGAGGTCTTCGCGCTCGTCACCCAGCCCCCCCAGATAGACGATGCCCTCCAGCCCCGCGCCCCGGGCCGCCGCCGCGAAACGCCGGGCCGACTCCTCCTCCTGCCGCTCGAAGCCGCTCCCGGACCCCATGGCGTGCACGAGAAGACGACCCGGGAGCATCCGGCCATCGCCCCGGATTGGCCAGCGGTGCCTGCCCCACGGGTGCCCGGATGGCGCGCCAGCGGCCTCGGCGGAAGCGCCGCGGTCTCCGGGCGACGACAGCGCGGCGCCGCACCCGTCAGCGCGCCGCCGCCTCGCCCAGGCGCCGCACCGGCCTTCCCACGATGTAGCCGCGGTAGCCCAGCGGCTCCAGCTGGAAACGCGGCGCCGCCTCGTCATCCCAGGCATAGCCCCAGCTTTCGGGCTGGTAGGATTGGATTTGTGCGTCCAGCTCGGCGATCGCCTCCTGGAAGGCGTCATCGTCGTAGGGCGGCCCCTGGAAGACCATCCACAGGCAGGGCGGCAGCTCGATGAGTTCAAAGCCCTCCGGCACCGGCCCCGGGTAGTCGTGCGCCACCTCCACCCCCTGGACGTAGCTCGAAGTGCCCATGGGGCGCAGGCTCCCCGGCAGCCAGAGACCCATCGGCTCATGCAGCGCCTCGGCCACGGACCCCAGCTGCTCCCAGACCTGGCAGCCCACTTCGTCGCAGTACTCGAAATAGTGCCTGGCCTGCACGCCGCGCTTGAGGATCAGCTTGCGGGCGGGGCGTTCCACCACCTGGACGAAGATGGCGGACGCGGGGCGGGATGTTGTCATGGCGGGGCCTCCTTGCACTGGATTCTGGTAGTAGGCGCGCATCCGCTCCGGCATGAACATCACCACGGGTGGCCGCTGCCGCTGATAGCTGCGCGGGGACAGGCCGAAGTGCCGTGTGAAGGCGCGCGTGAAGCCTTCATGGGAATCGAAATCGAAGTCGAAGGCCACATCGATGATGCGCACGGAGGGATCACCCAGGCTGCGGGCGGCGGCGCTGAGCCGGCGCAGGCGCAGGTAGGCGAAGGGCGTGTGGCCTGTCATCTCTTTGAAGAGCCGGCTGGCGTGCCAGGGTGAGCAGCCCGCCCGGCGGGCCAGGGCCAACAGCGTGACCGGCCGACCCAGGTTCTCCTCGATGTGGTCCTGCATGCGGCGGACCACATCGGCCCGCCCTGGCGGAGTCTGCATGGCGCCTCCTTCGCCCGTCAAGGTGACGAAAGGGCGACCGTTCTTCTTGACCGTGCTTGCTGACTTCGGGTCGGGGGTCGGTGCCAGGCCGGTGCCAGGTCGGTGCCAGGCCGGTGCCAGGTCGGTGCCAGGTCGGTGCCAGGCCGGTGCCAGGCCGGTGCCAGGCCGGTGCCAGGTCGGTGCCAGGTCGGTGCCAGGTCGGTGCCAGGCCGGTGCCAGGTTGGTGCCAGGTCGGTGCCAGGTTGGTGCCAGGTCGGTGCCAGGCCGGTGCCAGGCCGGTGCCAGGCCGGTGCCAGGCTCCAGTCCGCCTGCCATGACAACGGCCGGACCCCGCGAGGGATCCGGCCGTCCAATGTCCAACTCCCGGCGCACTCAGGGCTTGGCAATGCCCCACAAATGCTGCAGGGCGCGCTCCAGCTCCGGACCGAGCAGAGCGGGATCGCCCGTCTTCTCCGGCATGTTGTCGAAGACCGTGTAGGGGATCTTGTGGTCGCGCACCGTGATGTACCTGGGGTCGGCCGCCTCGATGGCGTCCCAGTCGTTGACCTTGTAGTAGAAGTCCATCTTGTCGTCGGGCAGGCTGTGGAAGAGGATGGAATCCTCCTGCCCCTTGCGCGCCCGCTTGCGGTTCTTGCGCACCGACTCCTCGTAGGGAACCTTGATGTACATCAGGCGGGAACGGCCCAGCAGCTCGTCGGAGAGGTAGCCCAGGGCCTCGCGGAAGCCGTCATCGCCGCCGCGGGCGAACTCGATGAGCGCCGTGTGCGTCTCATGGTAGCCCGGGTTGTAGGCCAGCTTCTTGGCGTACTCCAGGTTGATCCGCTCCAGGAACATGTTCCAGACGAAGTGCTCGTTGAAGTAGTACTTCGTGTCGGTGAACTTGCGCGGGCGGCCATGCTTGGAGTAGATGTCGTCGATCTCGAAGCACTCCCAGACGAAGACGAAGTCGTCGATCTCCTCGAAAGGGCCGATGTGGAAGCGCCGGGCGCGTTCCTCGTCGGAGCACTTCTTGAGGAAGTCGATCACCTCGGACTTGCCCGCCGCCGGGCGGCCGATGATGATCAGGTTCTCGAAGGTGTTGGCGGCCATGATTGCTCCTCGTGATGATTGGCTTGTCGTCGTGTTCAGTGGGCCCCGCCGCTCTTCCTGGCCGTCGGGTAGGCGTGCCAGACGCGGGTGGCCAGGTAGAGGCCCAGCGCCGCCACGGGGATCATGGCCAGGGGCCAGGCCCGCCAGTTGGCCGGGTCGGTGGCGGGGCCGATCAGCTGTCCCGCCTCGTCCAACTGCTGCTGCGGCAGGATGCCGGCGTAGGTGAAGCTCATCACGGCCGTGCCCAGGTAGACGAAGCCGTCGATGATGCCCACCGCCACGCCCACGTTGCGTGTGCCACCGAAATCCATGCTCGCCGTGCCCGACAGCATGCCGTGGACGCCGATGACGGCCATCGACATCACGATCACCATGAGCCCCACCACCGGCGAGACGTAGAGGAAGGCGAGCGCCGCCGATCCTACCAGCATGACGCCGTAGAGGAGGACGGCCACCGGACCGCGGCGGCTGCCGAAGATGTGGTCGGAGATGACGCCAGCCAGCACGCCGCCCAGAATGCCGGCGATGCAAAGGAGCAGGCCCCAGTTCTCGTAGACGAAGCTGTCCTTGAGGTGGAGGATGGCGTCCGTCTGCTTGGCGAAGGTGCGGTACCACTGCATGATCGCCTGGCGCAGGAAGCCGCTGCAGAATTCGATGCCGGCAATGGTCATGACGATGGGGTTGCGCAGCATCAGCTTGAAGACGGTGGTGGCGCCCAATTGCGGCCCCGTGTCGCCGCTGCTGGCGTCGCCCGTGTTGAAGTCCCGCTGGCCGGCCTGGCCGGGGGTGTCCCGCACCCAGAAGAAGTCGATGAGCCAGAAGATGCCCAGCAGGATGGCCGGCACGAAAAAGACCCAGGGCAGGCCGCGCACGGGGTCGGCCTCCGTGCGCAATCCTACGAGGATCATGCGGCTCCAATCGAAGGCGAAGTAGATGCCGAGGCTGATCAGGATGCCGAAGATGGCGCCGAAGACGCCGCGCTCCCGCACATGGAACCAGGCGGCGTTGACCTTGACGATGGCGACGGCGCCGAAGCTCTGGAAGTACATGTTGGCGCCGTAGAGGACGGCGAAGAGCGTGATGAAGTGCTCGGCGATCCAGGCCGAGGCGGGGCCGTGGTGCAGGACGGAAATGGTGGCCAGCCCCATCAGCGTGTTCATCACCAGGGCGCCGGCGGCCCCCATGAGGATGGAGAAGCGTCCGCCCAGCTTGTCCGTGAGCGGTCCGTTGATGATGAAGGAGAAACCGTAGATGACGGTGCCCACGCCGAAGATGACGCCGAAGTCGGCATTGCCCATCATCGCCTGGCCGCTCTGGCCCACGATGTCGGAGAAGGCGTGCTTGCTCACCTCCAGGTTGTAGCGCCCCATGTAGAGGAAGGCGTAGGTGAGGCCCAAGGGCAGCCAGTTGAGTACACGGCGCTGGCGATAGGCCGGGCTGTGGCCCACCTCGATCTTGGGCAGGCGCATGAGCACCACCGTCACCGCGGCGAGCAGCAACAGGATGGGAAGGATGTTGGACAACCAGACTGGCATGGTTCCTCGCGTCTGTTGGTTGATGGATGATCAGGGCAGGCGCGTGAAGCGGCCGCCGACGGGGGGGATCACCTCCGGGTGCGCCTCTAGCCAGGCGCAGACGGCGGTGAAAAGTGTGCCCTCCCGCTCCTTGGGCTGCGTCGGCGTGAAGCCCAGGTACTTGTCGGCCAGGCTGAGGACGTAGTCCGCCGTGGCCACGTGGTAGATGGCGGCGGGGTCCACCGCCCGTCCGCCCACCCGCACCTCCACCAGCTCGGCGCCCTGTGCCCCGTCGCGATAGGTGCAGGCGACGCCGGAGAGCTGGAGGATGCCCTGGGTCTCACGCAGGCTGGCCTCGGCGTTGGTGCGCAGGATGGTGAGCAGCTCCACGCCCGTGCAGTTGAAGAGCGCGATGGTGTTGCGGAAAGGCAGGATCTGCTTGATGTCCAACTTCATGATCGGCCCGGCGGCCAGATCGGCGCGCAGACCGCCGCTGTTGAGGAGGGCCACGTCGGCGTCGGTCAGGCCGCGCAGGGCGTCGCACATCCAGTTGCCCAGCGGACTCTCCAGGTAGTAGCTCCGTCCCAGCGCCTGGGCCGCCCGGCCCACCACCACCGCGTACTCGGCGTCGATCTGCTGCCGGTGATGGGCCACCTGGCCCGCCAGGACCGGGTCGGGCGAGGCCACGTCGCGCTCGTAGAGTGGAATGAGCCGGCCCTGGTGGGAGACGACGCGGTCGTGCTCCACCATGAGGTCGATGCGGCCCAGGTCGCGGGCGTAGGAGCCGGCCTGCGCGACGAGGACGCCGTTGACGAGGCGCGGCTCGCGCAGCCGGGTGTGGGAGTGGCCGCCGACGATGAGGTCGACGCCCTCGACGCGGGTGGCGAGCAGGCTGTCCGCCTGCCAGCCCTGGTGCGTGAGCAGGATGAGGAAGTCGGTCACGGGGTCCAGCGCGACCACCGCCGCGCGGGCCGCCTCCGCCACCGGCCGCACCTCGATGCCGGCCATGAGGGCGGGGCTGATCTCGTCGGCCAGGTCCTCCAGGATGAGGCCGACCACGCCCACGCGGAGGCCGCCCCGCTCGAGGACGACCCAGGGCGCGGGGGCCAGCGGGACGCCGTTCCTGGCCAGGTTGGCGGAGACGACAGGAAACTCGGCCAGTGCGATGAGCTGCTCCAGGGCCGCCACCCCGTTGTCGAAATCGTGGTTGCCGATGGTGGAGGCGTCGAAGCCCACCGCGTTCATCATCTGGAGGAAGGCCCCGCCCTCCACGCCCGCCGCTTCCACTTCCGACAGCGGCGTGCCCGTCAACCAATCCCCGGCGTCCAGCACGAGGACGGCCTCGCTCGCCGCCCGCTCCCGGGCCACCGCGTCCTGCAGGGCGACCATGCCGCCGATGAGGGGCTTGGGATCCTCCCGGCTCCAGGCCGCCTCCTCTGGCAGGTAGCGGGTGTGCAGGTCGTTGACATGAAGGATGGTGAGCGGCCTGGGCTGGGCCAGGGCCGTTGTCGCCAGGAGGAAGAGGGCCAGGGTCGGGGTGGTCCGCTGAAAATGTGTCACGGTGCGCTCCGGCCGTTGGTGTTGGGCGGACAATATAGGGGAGTTCCGGTCAGGAGGGCGTGTGGGCGGATCCGGGGCGGCACCATTTGCCGAGGTGTCCGACCATGGGTCGGACACCTGATCGGCAATCCAGACAGCCCCCGTCTCCCTCCCCACTTGGGGCATCAGATCGCCCGTCCGGCGCGACACTCGCCCGCCGGGATATTCTCCGGCTCTGGCGAGACGCACCCATTGCCGGCTGTCTTGCCGAAGGGCCGTACAGCCGGGCGGCAACACCTGCCAGGGTGTCCGACCCATGGTCGGACACGTGGTCCGCCCTCCTCACACAGGAGCGGCCCTCCTCTCGACCTGTCCGCCGCTGTCAAGCCGCCACCCCATCATTTCCCTTGCAGCCGCCCCGCTCCTTTCCGTCTTTGCTGCCGTGGCACCGGCACCCTTCATCCTGACGCTCCTCCTGCTCATCACCGGCTCCGCCGCCGCGGCCCGGCCGCTGGTGGTGGCGGCGGGGGACAGCCTCGTGCTGGAGGGCGCCACCCTGACGGCCAGCCGCACACGACCCGCCGCCCTCGTGCAGGGCACCCTCATCCTGCGGGACTGCGTGGTGGAGGGCAAGGCGGGGGGAGCATCGCTCCTGGTCTGCGAAGGGCACGAGGCGCGCCTCGTCGTGGAGCGGTGCCGGCTGTGGGCCAGGCCCAGATCGCGCTGGGCAGGATGGGCCAAGGCGCCGGACGATGCGGCGGACACCCGTCCGGCGAAGCGGACAGCCCTTCCCCCGCTGGTGGAGCTGCGCGGCGGCCACGCCGAGCTATCCTCCAGCACCCTCTGGGCCCTGGGCGATGGGCCGCTGGTGCAGGTGGCGGCGGGTGCCACGGCGCGCCTGGCCTCCTGCCTGTTGGGGGGAGGCGGCCCCGCAGCCATCCAAGCCGAGGACGCCCGCTCCGTCGAGCTGGCCTGGTGTCTGGGCGACCGCGCGGCTCCGCCCGATGCGCCGGCCCGGGCCGGGCACCGCATCGTGTCCGACCTGGGCCTGGTGGACCCCCGCCGCGGGGACTTTCACCTCCGCTGGAACTCGCCGGCCCTGGACGCGGGCGATCCCGCCGCGCCCCTGGACTTCGACCTCACCCGCCCCGACATCGGCTGGACCCCCACCTACCCCGTCACACCCCTCAGCGGCGTCCACCAGGGACCTTTGGAGCGGGGATGGTACGAGGTGGTCGAGGACTGTGCCATCCTGGATGAGGATCTGATCATCCCCGACGGAACGGTCATCCGGGTGACTCCCGGCAAGACCTTGAGCCTGTCCGCCCAAGGGGCCCCCTCCAATGGCTACCACATTCAGGTTGGTGACTTGGAGGGTGCACGGACCGCACTGGTGGGAAAGACCGATCTCACCCAGCAAACGGGTGCAGCGGCCTTCCATTTCGGATCCAGCGCCACCTATCCTCATCAGGCTGAGGTGACCTTCAATGGCGTCCTGTTCCACTATGCGCCTGAAGGAGGGCTTTACTTCACTCACAGTGATGTGGATCTTGACGGGGAGACATCGCGCTTTTCCCATTACCGGAACCGGGGATTGCAGTTTTACAACAATTGTGTCGGTCGTGTGGCAGATTTTGACTTCAGAGGATCGCTCAATACGACTGAGGATACTCTTGGCGTGGGATTCCTGGACATCTACAACTCAGCCGTGGATGTCGTGAACTGCCAGTTCGAAGCGATGGCGGGATCCTTTCCGTCCAGCATCTTCCAGTACAATTCCTGCTTGGGTCGCGAGCCCGTCATCAGCCACTGCCGTTTCCAGGGTGTCAGCGCCTACGCCCTGGAGGCGCATCTTCCCGTCTACCTGTTCAATGTGACCAGCCACCAGCACCACAACCTTTACGACAACCTCAGCTCCGGGGCCATGTGGTTGACCGACACCTATTTGCACATGAACAATGGTGCCGTGAACCGCTTCTTCCGGCGCCCGGATTATGACAGGAATTGGGCGATCATTCAAGGTTACCCAAATAGCGCCTATGTCGACATGGAATGTGGATATAATGCTTTTGTTGATTATAGAATTCAGGAACCTCCTTATCGGAATTTTATAGAGGGCAGTTGTGCCGGCACGGACTGGAACAACAATTACTGGGGAACCACGTGTTACAACACCATTCCGCCCCAGGGTTTGATTCCTTCCTACGCCGTGGCCAACACCAACTTGAGCACCTGCTACAATGCCCACATCCCCTGCCCGGGCCAGGGGGGCGAGATCCCCTTGTACCTGGCGGGGAAGGGCGCGGCGGATGTGGGCAACTTCGAGGCGGCCGTCACCTACTGGATCCAGTTCCTGGTCGACCACCCCGTCAGTGCCTACGCCTTGTCGGTGGCCGGCCTGGTCAAGAGCATCGGCTTGACCACGCCCTTTGGCGCGGACGCCTATGATTCCATCCGGCTGGGCCTGGAGGCGGCCGCGGTGGCGGCCGAGCCCACCGATCCGCACCTGGCCATCTTCGAGCTGTGCAGCGGCCTGTGCGTGGAGGCCTGGCACGGGGACCGGGCCTGGGCCGTGGATGCCCTGGACAGCCTGGCCAGCCTGACCAAGGACCCGGCGGATGCGAAGACCATCGAGGCCGCCCAGCTGGAGATCCAGACCTATCCGCCCCAGGGTCAGACCTCGGCCCTGGGCGCTCCCCTGGCCCAGGTGGGGCGCACCCTGGCCCTGCAGCGGTCCTTGGCATCACTGCGGCAGACCCTGATCGGCGGACCCTTGCCGGCGGCCGCGCCCGAGGATGGGGCCGCCCCCGGCCGGCCCCGCCGCCTGGGCATCGCCTCCTGCCACCCCAACCCCTTCAACCCCGCCACGAGCATCGAGATCGACCTGCCGGAGCCGGCCCAGCTCACGCTGCGTGTGCACAATATCCAGGGGCAATGGGTGGGGACTCTGTGCGACGAGGGGCGGCCGGCGGGCCGCCATGCCTTCCGCTTCGATGGCGGGCACCTGGGATCGGGCTTGTACTTTGTCCGCGCCGAGGCCTCGGGACAGGTCGCCACCACCAAGATCATGCTGGTGAAATGACCACGCTGCGCACATGGCTGGCGGTGGCCTGGGGGCTGCCGCCGGCTCTTCTGCCGCCGGCCCTTCTGCCGGCGGCCGTGTTGCCGG is a window from the bacterium genome containing:
- a CDS encoding AraC family transcriptional regulator — encoded protein: MQTPPGRADVVRRMQDHIEENLGRPVTLLALARRAGCSPWHASRLFKEMTGHTPFAYLRLRRLSAAARSLGDPSVRIIDVAFDFDFDSHEGFTRAFTRHFGLSPRSYQRQRPPVVMFMPERMRAYYQNPVQGGPAMTTSRPASAIFVQVVERPARKLILKRGVQARHYFEYCDEVGCQVWEQLGSVAEALHEPMGLWLPGSLRPMGTSSYVQGVEVAHDYPGPVPEGFELIELPPCLWMVFQGPPYDDDAFQEAIAELDAQIQSYQPESWGYAWDDEAAPRFQLEPLGYRGYIVGRPVRRLGEAAAR
- a CDS encoding MFS transporter codes for the protein MPVWLSNILPILLLLAAVTVVLMRLPKIEVGHSPAYRQRRVLNWLPLGLTYAFLYMGRYNLEVSKHAFSDIVGQSGQAMMGNADFGVIFGVGTVIYGFSFIINGPLTDKLGGRFSILMGAAGALVMNTLMGLATISVLHHGPASAWIAEHFITLFAVLYGANMYFQSFGAVAIVKVNAAWFHVRERGVFGAIFGILISLGIYFAFDWSRMILVGLRTEADPVRGLPWVFFVPAILLGIFWLIDFFWVRDTPGQAGQRDFNTGDASSGDTGPQLGATTVFKLMLRNPIVMTIAGIEFCSGFLRQAIMQWYRTFAKQTDAILHLKDSFVYENWGLLLCIAGILGGVLAGVISDHIFGSRRGPVAVLLYGVMLVGSAALAFLYVSPVVGLMVIVMSMAVIGVHGMLSGTASMDFGGTRNVGVAVGIIDGFVYLGTAVMSFTYAGILPQQQLDEAGQLIGPATDPANWRAWPLAMIPVAALGLYLATRVWHAYPTARKSGGAH
- a CDS encoding T9SS type A sorting domain-containing protein, which codes for MAPAPFILTLLLLITGSAAAARPLVVAAGDSLVLEGATLTASRTRPAALVQGTLILRDCVVEGKAGGASLLVCEGHEARLVVERCRLWARPRSRWAGWAKAPDDAADTRPAKRTALPPLVELRGGHAELSSSTLWALGDGPLVQVAAGATARLASCLLGGGGPAAIQAEDARSVELAWCLGDRAAPPDAPARAGHRIVSDLGLVDPRRGDFHLRWNSPALDAGDPAAPLDFDLTRPDIGWTPTYPVTPLSGVHQGPLERGWYEVVEDCAILDEDLIIPDGTVIRVTPGKTLSLSAQGAPSNGYHIQVGDLEGARTALVGKTDLTQQTGAAAFHFGSSATYPHQAEVTFNGVLFHYAPEGGLYFTHSDVDLDGETSRFSHYRNRGLQFYNNCVGRVADFDFRGSLNTTEDTLGVGFLDIYNSAVDVVNCQFEAMAGSFPSSIFQYNSCLGREPVISHCRFQGVSAYALEAHLPVYLFNVTSHQHHNLYDNLSSGAMWLTDTYLHMNNGAVNRFFRRPDYDRNWAIIQGYPNSAYVDMECGYNAFVDYRIQEPPYRNFIEGSCAGTDWNNNYWGTTCYNTIPPQGLIPSYAVANTNLSTCYNAHIPCPGQGGEIPLYLAGKGAADVGNFEAAVTYWIQFLVDHPVSAYALSVAGLVKSIGLTTPFGADAYDSIRLGLEAAAVAAEPTDPHLAIFELCSGLCVEAWHGDRAWAVDALDSLASLTKDPADAKTIEAAQLEIQTYPPQGQTSALGAPLAQVGRTLALQRSLASLRQTLIGGPLPAAAPEDGAAPGRPRRLGIASCHPNPFNPATSIEIDLPEPAQLTLRVHNIQGQWVGTLCDEGRPAGRHAFRFDGGHLGSGLYFVRAEASGQVATTKIMLVK
- a CDS encoding bifunctional UDP-sugar hydrolase/5'-nucleotidase codes for the protein MTHFQRTTPTLALFLLATTALAQPRPLTILHVNDLHTRYLPEEAAWSREDPKPLIGGMVALQDAVARERAASEAVLVLDAGDWLTGTPLSEVEAAGVEGGAFLQMMNAVGFDASTIGNHDFDNGVAALEQLIALAEFPVVSANLARNGVPLAPAPWVVLERGGLRVGVVGLILEDLADEISPALMAGIEVRPVAEAARAAVVALDPVTDFLILLTHQGWQADSLLATRVEGVDLIVGGHSHTRLREPRLVNGVLVAQAGSYARDLGRIDLMVEHDRVVSHQGRLIPLYERDVASPDPVLAGQVAHHRQQIDAEYAVVVGRAAQALGRSYYLESPLGNWMCDALRGLTDADVALLNSGGLRADLAAGPIMKLDIKQILPFRNTIALFNCTGVELLTILRTNAEASLRETQGILQLSGVACTYRDGAQGAELVEVRVGGRAVDPAAIYHVATADYVLSLADKYLGFTPTQPKEREGTLFTAVCAWLEAHPEVIPPVGGRFTRLP